The window CGCGGTACTGCAGGTTCCGCCGCAGGTCGGCGTTCGCAGTAGCCGGCCGCTCACCCACACGCTCGTCGAGGGCGTGCGCTACGCGTGGGAAACGGCGTCGCTGCGGCACCTGCTCGTGCTGCTCGGCGTCTGCGCCGGATTCGGGTTCCAGTACAGCGTCCTGCTGCCCGTCTACGCCGACACCCTGCTGCACGAAGGACCGCAGGCCTACGGCGCGCTGCTCGCGGCGTTCGGGGTCGGCTCGCTGCTGGCGGCGGTGCGCATGACCATGCGCCTCGATCGCTGGGCCCTGCGCCGCCACCTGCTCGTCGGCCTCACCCTGGGCGGGCTGGGCTTCGTCGGCTTCGCCTGGGTGCGCTCGCTGCCGGTCATGATGCTGATGGGCGCGATCGCCGGCTTCGGTCTCATCCTCTACGTCTCGAGCACCAACGTGCTCATCCAGATGACGACGGCCGACGAGTTCCGCGGCCGCGTGATGAGCCTGTACACGCTCATGTTCGTGGGCACCTCGCCCTTCGGCGCGCTGCTCGCCGGCGGGCTCGCGCAGCGCTTCGGGGCGCCGGTCGCGACCACGGTGTGCGCGCTGTTCATGCTGGGCGGGGCGCTGTGGGTGGCCTTGCGCCTGCGGGCGATCGCCGCCGGCGAGCGGCCGGTGGTGCCGCCCTCGGTGGACGCGGGCGCCGCACGCTGACCGGGCGGGGTCGTTTCGGCTCGCGGGACGCGCACCGGTCGGGCTAACCTGCGGCTCGCATGTCCGACACGTCGCTTCGCTTCCCCGAGCGGTTCCTGTGGGGCGCGGCCACCTCGGCGCACCAGGTCGAGGGCGGCAACACGCGCAACGACTGGTGGCGCTTCGAACAGCTTCCCGGCGTGATTCGCGGCGGCGCGCGCAGCGGCGAAGCGTGCCGGCACTTCGAGCGCTTCGACGAGGACTTCGCGCTCGCGGCCGCCGACGCGCACAACGCGCACCGCCTGTCGTTCGAATGGAGCCGCATCGAGCCGCGGCCCGGCCGCTTCGATTCCGCCGCGGTCGCCCACTATCACGAGGTGCTCGCGTCGCTGCGCCGCCACGGCCTCACGCCGATCGTGACGCTCCACCACTTCACGAACCCGCTGTGGATCGCCGACGCGGGCGGCTGGGAGTCGGCGGCGACGGTCGAGGCGTTCGAGCGCTTCGCGCGCTTCTGCGCGCGCGAGTACGGGGCCGAGGTGGACTGGTGGTGCACGGTCAACGAGCCCGAGGTGTTCGCGTTCCGCGGCTGGTCGGAGGGCATCTGGCCGCCGGCCGTGCGCGACAACTCGCGCGCGCTGGCGGTGATCGCGAACCAGCTCGAGGCGCACGGCCGCGCCTACCGCGTGATCCATACCGAGGACCGCACCGACGCCGACGGCGACGGCCGCGCGGCACGCGTCGGGTTTGCGAAACACTACGTGCAGCTCGAGCCGCTGCGCGCCTGGCACCCGCTCGACCGGCTGCAGGCGCATTTCGAGCGGCGCGTGTTCGACGACGCCGTGCTGCGCGCCGCCGTGGACGGCCGCGTCGAGCTGGCGATCCCGGGCGCGACCGCCGTGCGGCGGACGGTGCCGGCGCTCAAGGGAGCGCTCGACTGGATCGGGCTCAACTACTACACGCGCTGGCGCGTGCGCTCGCTCTCGCCCGTCGCGCACGTCGTGCCCGAAGGCGCGCCCCGCAACGATCTCGGCTGGGAGATCTGGCCCGAGGGCTTCACGCGCGCGATCGAGGCGTGCGCGCGACTCACCGGCGCGCCGGTGCTGGTCACCGAGAACGGCTTCGCCGACGAACGCGACGCGTTCCGCCCGGCCGCGATCGTGGACTTCGTCGCGGCGATGCACCGGGCGATGACCGCCGAGGTGCGCGTGCTCGGCTACCTGCACTGGTCACTGCTCGACAACTTCGAGTGGGCCGACGGCCATCACGGTCGCTTCGGGCTCTACGCCGTGGACTTCGCCGACAAGGCCCTCGCCCGCCGCCGCACGCGCGGCGCCGAGGTGTTCGCCCGCATCGCCCGCGCCAACGCGCTCGGGCCCGACGCGCGCGCGGCGGTCGAAGCGGGCCGCTGACCTCGTTCCGCGGCTGGCCCTGCGCCACCACCGGTGCGCCGCGCCCCTGCGACGGGGGTCCCGCGGGCGGCGTCGTGTTTGCGCGTCGCGCCGGCCGATCGCTATTCTGCCCGTCGCGCTCGAAAGGAGCCCCGTCCCATGTGCCCGTTCTGCAAGGACCACGAATGCCGGATCGTCGAGCAGCCCAGCGGCCGGATCGCCTGCGAATGCGGCCGGCACTCCTGGCCGAACAGCGGCGCTTACGACGAGTCCTGCCGCCGGACCAACCTGACGATCGTGCGAACCGTGCACGACTGGACGCAGGCGTACTGACGCGTCCGTTGGCGCGGCCCGGCTCCTGAGAAGCGCCGCGGCTCAGCCGCCCGCGCGCTTCGTGTGCGCGGCCAGACCGCGCAGTTCGCCCGCCACGTCGTCCAGCTCGATCAGCTCGGGCACGAGGCCCCCTGCGCCGTGATCGAGCGCGAAACGCGCGGCCTCCTCGAGCGGCACGGTGCCGCCCGCGCACAACTCGGTCGCGAGCACGGGAATGCCCGGGCGTCCGAGCGCCGCCAGCACGCTCGCCGGATCGGGCCGCATCGCGAATCCGCGCGGGTTGACCGCGCCGATCACGAAATCCGGCTCGACGCCCCACTCGTGCAGCCGCGCGAGCAACGTGCCGAGGTTGCGCGTCTCGAAGCCCGCGAGCCCGCCGAATCGCGCGCGGCCCCAGCGAACCAGGCGCTCGAAAGCCCGGGCGTTGCCGGCCGCGAGGGCGAGGTCGGTGACGCTGGCCGCGAAGGCGACACCCAGCGGCGCGCGCGCCGTGAAGGTCTTCAGCTCGCGCTCGCAACGCGCGACCGCCCGAGCCGCGAGGTGGCCCGTGAGCGCCGCGGGCAGCAGCGCGAGCCCGGCGAATCCCCCGCGCGCCACCGTGAACGCCCGGGTGGCTCCGCCGTCGGCCTGCTCGTCGAGCGAGTGCGCCTCGTGTACGTCGTCGTCGGGCGGCGTGAGGGGCAGCCGCACGACCATGGGCACGCCCCGGCGCAGCTCGCGCAGCGCCGCCCGCATCGTCGCCGAGGGCGGGCCATAGACTCCGTCGGCTCCGGCGGCGAGCGCCTTGACGAGCGTCACCGCGAGCGACTCCGGCTCGCGAAAGCGCGCGGCCACTTCGAGCGCGCGGTCGCGCGTCGCGACCGCCGGCAGCTCCAGCGACGTCGCGCCGAGCAGCAGCCGCGGCGCGCTCACGGGCGCACCTCGACACGCTCGCCGACGACGCCTTCACCGGCCGCCGAGCGGCGCAGGGCCTCGAGCACGCGCACGACGCGCAGCGCGCGCGCGGGGTCGAGCGCCGGCTCGGGCGCGCCGGCGAGCGCGTGGCGGAACGCCATCACCACGGGCGTCGCATCGCCGGCATCGAACGGCAGCGGATCGGCCTCCTCGGCGAGTACGCGGCGGGACTCGCCGGCCTCGTAGCCCGCGGGCGGAATCGTGAGCTGGGTCTCGAGCGCGTCGTCGGAAGCGATGATCGAACCCCGCTCGCCCTCGGCCTCGACGACCAGCGCCGCGCGCGGATAGCCGGGCACGCTCCACGAGCCGTCCACGGCGGCGTCGAGACCTTCGTGAAGCTCGAGGGTCGCGTGCACTTCGTCGAGCCGCTCGCCGAACAGGCGGTGCACCGAAGCCCGCACCGCGTGCGTCGGGCCGAGCAGTGAATCGAGCAGCCAGAGCAGGTCGGCCATCACGAAGTCGAGCACGTCCCCGCCGCGCGGGTCGGCGCCCGCGGCGAACACGCGCGAGACGAACGTCGAGGCGCGCACGCGCGCGGGCCGGCCGATGGCGCGGGCGGCGAACAGCTCCTGCGCGCGTCGAAACAGCGGGTGGAAGAGCGCCGGCACGCCGCAGGAGAGCCGGCCGCCCGCGGCGATGGCGGCCTCGATCGCCGCGGCCTCGGTCTCGTTCGCCGCGGGCACGCCGGTCACGAGCACCGGCAGACGGCGCCCGAGGGCGGTCGTGACCGCCGCCGCACGTTCCGCGAGAGGAACGCAGACGATCACGGCGTCGAACGCGGTGGTCGCGGCCAGCGCTTCGAGACCGGCGGCCGAGGGCGCCGTGAAGCCCACTCCGCGCGCGAAGCGCCGCCGGTCGGGGCGCGCCTCGACGAATCCCGCCAGCTCGCAGCCGGGCAGTCGCGCGGCCGCCATGGCGTGCTCGATGCCGGCGCGGCCCAGCCCGTGCACGACGAGTCGCAGGGCCCCGGCCGCGCGGGCATCCGTCTGGGTATCCGTCGTGGAGGAGAGGGCAGTGCCCATGGAGTTCGTGCCGCGCGACGCCTCCCTGGCGCACCGCGGCGCGCGCGACCGTACAGGGGCGGACGGCGCGCGGCAAGACCCACCGCGGACCGCCCGGGCAGGGACACGTCCATGGAGCCGGGCGCAGTCGGGCCACACGGTCCGGCACCGCGCGCGGGCGGAGCTCGTGATCGCGCCCCGACCCCCGGCAACGACGAGGGCCCGCGCCGGCAGTCGGCGCGGGCCCGTCGGGACGATGTCGTGCGGGAGGGTGGATCAGGCCGTCATCTTGAATTCGATCTTCACGTCCTCGCGGTCGCGCTCCTCGATCTTGAACAGCTCGGCGGGCTGCAGGTTCATGCCGCCGGCCACCCAGGTGTCGGGAATCTGCTGGATGCGGATGTTGAAGATCGTCACCGTGTCGTTGTAGAACTCGCGCCGGTCGGCGATCTGGTTCTCGAGTTCGCTGATGCGCTGCTGCAGCGCCAGGAACGACGCGTTCGCCTTGAGGTCCGGGTAGTTCTCGGCGACCGCGAAGAACTGGCCCAGCGCGGCCGTGATCTGGTTCTCGGCCTGCGCGCGCTGGCCGACCGTCCGCGCCGCGGCGGTGGCGCCGCGCGCCTCGCTCAGCTTGTCGAACACGGCGCGCTCGTGCTGCATGTACGCCTCGCAGACCTTCACGAGCTTGGGCAGCTCGTCGTGCCGCTGCTTGAGCAGCACGTCGATGTTCGCCCACGAGCGGCCGATGTTGTTCTTCATCTCGACCAGCGTGTTGTAGATGGACAGGAAGTAGCCGACCGAGCCCACCAGCAGGAACCCGATCACGACCGTCCACAGGATCTCACCGGCGTGCATCACGACCTCCTCGCATGAAATGGAATGGCCGGTCGTCCCACCGGCCCCGACCTCAACCGAACCAGTGCCCCGACTTCGCCAGCTCGAGCAGACACCACACCCCGAAGACACCCAGCAGCGGGCCGCCGACGAGTCCGCCGAACGCCTTGAGCCCGTACATCAGCGTTTCCGACTTCTCCGACGACGTGCTGATCAGGAACGCCGGGTCGCTGGAGCCGCGCCGGATGACGCCGCAAACCTCGTCATCGAGCGTGCGCACGTGCTTCGCGCCGTAGGAGTCGGTGCCGGTCGCCTCGAGCGCCTCCTCGTCGAACGACACGACGCGGGCGATCGAGCGCGGGTTGGCGCGGCCGAGCACGTACACGGCGCTGCCCTCCTCGAGCCGGCGCTCGCGAAAGCGCATCGGCCCGACCGACCACAGGTGGCGCATCGCCAGGCCACGGCTCTCCATGAAGTCGGTGTACATCTGCGGCACGCCGAAGCCGTTGGTCTCCTCGACCACGTCGAAGGCGACCTTGCACTCGGCGCCCTGCGGATAGACGAGCGCGACCCCGGTCTCGTCGCGCAGGTAGAACGGGTGGCCCGAGTCCGCGCGGTGCACGGTGTGCCACGAGCGGGTTCCGCTCTTCGACTTGTTCGCGAGCGTCTGGATCTCGACGTTCCACCACACGCACGGCCGGCTCGAGAACGGCGCGGTCACGCGGCTGCGCGGCTGCAAGGTGCCGTTGACCTCGACCAGGCCCATGGCCATCGAGCGCACCCGCGCGGTCGGCGTGTTGCGAATGAGCGACTGGGTGCGCAGCGCCCGGAAGCCGTGGGCGAACATCCACGGTCCGGCGGCGGTGCACGCGATCCCGAACCCCACCTCGAGCGGGTGCATGCTCAGAACCGCCCCGCGATCGTGGTTTCCGCCGCGTGCGCGAGATAGAGCAGTCCGGTCAGGCTGAGCAACGGTCCGAGCGCCGCCCCGATCATCCGCCAGCCCGAGGGCGCGAAGCGCAGCGCGCTGGCGCTGCCGTCGGCGACGACGTGCAGATCCAGCGCCTCGTGACCCGTGACGTGCAGGCGCGGCCGGTCGGCCGGTTCGGGCGGATCCGCGAAGGCGGCGCCGTCGGTGCCCGTCGCCTCGAGCCGGGCGACGTAGGGCAGCGCCGGTGCGTTCGAACGCGCGACGCCGATCACCTCGACGCGCGCTCCGGCCGCGAGCGAGCGCTCGACGATGTGAAGCGGCGCGCGGCGGACACGCAGCCAGCGCAGCGTCTCGTCCTGATCGAGCAGGGCCGCCATGTTGGCGCTGATCTGCTCGCCCGCCGCGACCGCGCGCTCGGCCGTCACGGGCAGCACCCACGCGCCGCGCGAGTCCTCGACGAAGGCGTCGCACTCGCCCGAGACGAGCCGGAAGCCTCGCCGCTGGCCGACGCGGCCCGACATGTTCGTGTCGGTCGCGCGGACGACGAGTTCGTACCCGGCGCAGGGCCGCTGCGAAAGCGGCGAGAACAGCGGGCTTTCGAGCGCGACCGTTCCCACCAGCTGCACGAGACCGTTGGTGCCGGGGCCGGCGAGCGCGGGTGAAAGACCGGCCAGCAGGCGGCGCTGGCGCAGCGCGCGCAGCCCGCTCGCGAAGAGCGGGCCGCCCGCGACCACGCACGCGGCCGCCGCGAGCATGCCGGCGGGGGTTACGGGGACGACGAAGCCTGCGGACATGACGCCGGAGTTATCGGCCCCGGCGGAGCGCGCGTTGAGCACGGATTCCGCGGCCGCTTCGGGGCGGGGCGGCCCCGCGGGCGGCGTCCCCGGCTCCTTTATATGGGGTGCGGCCGCACCGGCCCCGCCGGCGCCGGCCGGGCGGGGATCGGGCGGACCGGCGGGCAACCCTCAGCGGGCGCTGGCGAGCGCTCGACCGC of the Candidatus Eisenbacteria bacterium genome contains:
- a CDS encoding LemA family protein, which produces MHAGEILWTVVIGFLLVGSVGYFLSIYNTLVEMKNNIGRSWANIDVLLKQRHDELPKLVKVCEAYMQHERAVFDKLSEARGATAAARTVGQRAQAENQITAALGQFFAVAENYPDLKANASFLALQQRISELENQIADRREFYNDTVTIFNIRIQQIPDTWVAGGMNLQPAELFKIEERDREDVKIEFKMTA
- a CDS encoding Gfo/Idh/MocA family oxidoreductase, which produces MGTALSSTTDTQTDARAAGALRLVVHGLGRAGIEHAMAAARLPGCELAGFVEARPDRRRFARGVGFTAPSAAGLEALAATTAFDAVIVCVPLAERAAAVTTALGRRLPVLVTGVPAANETEAAAIEAAIAAGGRLSCGVPALFHPLFRRAQELFAARAIGRPARVRASTFVSRVFAAGADPRGGDVLDFVMADLLWLLDSLLGPTHAVRASVHRLFGERLDEVHATLELHEGLDAAVDGSWSVPGYPRAALVVEAEGERGSIIASDDALETQLTIPPAGYEAGESRRVLAEEADPLPFDAGDATPVVMAFRHALAGAPEPALDPARALRVVRVLEALRRSAAGEGVVGERVEVRP
- a CDS encoding glycoside hydrolase family 1 protein, with the protein product MSDTSLRFPERFLWGAATSAHQVEGGNTRNDWWRFEQLPGVIRGGARSGEACRHFERFDEDFALAAADAHNAHRLSFEWSRIEPRPGRFDSAAVAHYHEVLASLRRHGLTPIVTLHHFTNPLWIADAGGWESAATVEAFERFARFCAREYGAEVDWWCTVNEPEVFAFRGWSEGIWPPAVRDNSRALAVIANQLEAHGRAYRVIHTEDRTDADGDGRAARVGFAKHYVQLEPLRAWHPLDRLQAHFERRVFDDAVLRAAVDGRVELAIPGATAVRRTVPALKGALDWIGLNYYTRWRVRSLSPVAHVVPEGAPRNDLGWEIWPEGFTRAIEACARLTGAPVLVTENGFADERDAFRPAAIVDFVAAMHRAMTAEVRVLGYLHWSLLDNFEWADGHHGRFGLYAVDFADKALARRRTRGAEVFARIARANALGPDARAAVEAGR
- a CDS encoding MFS transporter translates to MSSAPAPEGVFSGFRALRHRNFRLFWSGQAVSLIGTWMQSVAQGWLMHELTGSPWMLGLLSFMQFIPVLPFALLAGVVADRTDKRRLLFGTQTAFLVQATVLALTVSLGVVKPWMVLGLAFAYGVANTFDLPARQALVIDLTGREDLSNGIALNSAAFNTARILGPSFAGLMLATIGVAGCFWINALSFVAVLAALAVLQVPPQVGVRSSRPLTHTLVEGVRYAWETASLRHLLVLLGVCAGFGFQYSVLLPVYADTLLHEGPQAYGALLAAFGVGSLLAAVRMTMRLDRWALRRHLLVGLTLGGLGFVGFAWVRSLPVMMLMGAIAGFGLILYVSSTNVLIQMTTADEFRGRVMSLYTLMFVGTSPFGALLAGGLAQRFGAPVATTVCALFMLGGALWVALRLRAIAAGERPVVPPSVDAGAAR